The Homo sapiens chromosome 16, GRCh38.p14 Primary Assembly genome includes the window CAGTTTTGTTCTAGATATCTTTGAATTTGTCTCATAACACACTCTCCTCTCTCATTTATTCAGCTCCAGCCACAGGGGTTCCCTAGaatatgccaggcactttatCTAATTAGCATTCCATCCCACCACACTCTCTAGTCACCTACTGTGCTTTATTTTTCGAAATAGCACCTATCATTACctaacatacttattttttgtcttatcCCACTAGAATATGTCAGGGGGACAAGAATATCTCATGCTGCCACCCATGAGAATAGGGATGTCATCTGTCTTCTTCACTGTttttccccagcacctagcacagagcTCTTGTATGTAACAATAATTTCTAAGTAGGAAATTCAAAGGATTTTTTCCacttcattaaaaacaaacaaacagatgcagtggctcacacctgtaatcctagcactttgggaggccgaggcgggcaaatcacttacTTGAGgtgagaagttcaagaccagcctggcgaacatgacaaaaccccatctctaccaaaaatacaaaaattagctgggtgtggtggtgtgtccctgtagtcccagctactcaggaggctgaggcagcagaatcgcttgaacccaggaggcagactgcagtaagccaagattgtgccactgaactccagcctgggtgacagagaaagaccctgtctccaaaaaacaaaaacaaaaacaaagaaacaaaaaaacctattCTAGTTACTCAGACACACagtcttaaaataacaaaaatacttaTAGAATGAAGCTAGATTCCACAGCATCGATCAGGAATTTCCAGTGTAGGAAATGATGAACTACCACATTCAAACATACAGGCTTTACAGGTGCATCAGAATCACAAGCACGTGGCAGGGTTCATGTGCCCAATTAAGTGAATATTCCTGCTACATGTTCAGCAGCTTATAAACAGATGGTGACCCAGACCAGACTGCCTTGATGAGTCTGCTTGGAAAAAAGGCATTACATCACTGATTGGAGAACCTCAAAGCATATGTCCGGGCAGGTGACACACACACAGCTCAGGCTGTGATTGCTAAACCACTCCCACAGCCAAAtaaggaaacccatctcatgacCAGCTCTCAGGGGAATTCTCCGAGTCTGACAGTCACCTCTAACTCCTCTGCCAGTTAAAATTAAGGGGtctgtgatcagtgatgttaCACTCCtcaaatgtgcatttttttttgaggcggagtcttgctctgttgcccaggctggagtgcagtggtgtgatctcggctcactgccacctccacctccctggttcaaacgattctcctgcctcagcctcccgaggagctgggactacaggcgcccactaccatgcctggctaatttttgtatttttagtagagacggggtttcaccatgttggccaggctggtcttcaactcctgacctcaggtgatccacccgcgtcggcctcccaaagtgttgggattacaggcgtgagccaccgtaccccgCCTCAAATGTGCATTTGTGATACCTTTTcgtaaatgtttattcaaatatttattcacgAATAAAGGAAGAAAACGGGATTTGTTTAAATTCAATTTCTAGGTCCAAGACAACCTACTACGGCTGTCCCTAATACGGACCTCCGGGTTGTCCTCAGTGCCGCTTCCAACAGTGTCCTCAAACACCCTCCCCTCCCATAATGAGCCCCCAACCTGTCACCACTCCGAGCAATACTCCCCAAACTGTCAACGCCCTAAACAGCTCCCTTGTTATCGCCAAGCTCTAGAAAGCCCTCCTTATGTCATTCTTACCCCTAAAGACCGTTCTTGTCACCAATTCCCCAGACTTCCCCTATGAACCGCTCTAAGAGCCCTCAGCTATCAGCCACACCCCCAAACAGCCCTCAGTAAGAGCCCTACACTATCAGCCAGACGTTTTCCGCCACCAACGCTCCCGAGACCCCACTCCTGTCACCAGTTCCCCGAACATTCCTGCGAGCAATGTCGCAGATACTGCTCACAGACGTCCCCATAACCAACTTCTTCGCCACCGCAGCCCAGGAGCCCCCAAAGGGGTCCTCCGCGGCCCCGCCCCTTTACGTGCGGCCCCGCCCCTTGGCGTGGCGCCCTGACAAATGGCGCCGGAAGCCCCGCCCCCGGCCGGTTGCTAGGCTCCGACAGCCGGAAGTCCCGCCTGCCGTGTAGTCGCCGCCGtcgctgccgctgccgctgccgccgtCGTTGTTGTTGTGCTCGGTGCGCTGAGCTCCGCGGCTCCGCGAGCCGGTTCCGTCCCCTTCCCGCCGCCGCCATGAAGTGGATGTTCAAGGAGGACCACTCGCTGGGTAAGCACTTGGTCGTCGGCCCggctgctgggggctggggcggCGGGTGGGCCCCCTCCCCCACTCGGGCGGCCCTGGGCCGAGTGGAGCGGGGCGGATGCCCTGCTGCGGGCTGGAGTCGCCCATGCCCTGGTGCCTCGGGCAGCGGCCCCCTGACCCCATGTCACCCTCCGCGGGCCTTGCTGGGAGCTAGTAGGGGACAGGACCGCGGCCCCGGGGACGCCGGAACCAGGGCCTGGGTTGTACGCAGGGCGCAGGAGGAGGAGGGCCGGGGGCCGGGAACCGACCGGTGGGCAGGCGCGGCCGTCAGCCCCGTTTGTTTCTCCCACAGAACACAGATGCGTGGAGTCCGCGAAGATTCGAGCGAAATATCCCGACAGGGTTCCGGTGAGTGGACTCTCCGCCCCCTCACCTCGCTGTCACCTCTGTCGTCTGGGACCCGTGATAGGCCCCAGGCCATTCAACAGTTGACAAGTTGAGGTTCCAGTCCCAGTTACAGTAGCTGACGGGCCAGACCGGGATGAGGCCGCCCAGGGCCGGGGCGTGAGGGGCTCGGGCTGGTGCTGTTCAGGGTGCCTCAGTGCTGAATCTCCCGATCTAGGCCAGCGAGCCGTCTGCAGCCTCGGGGCTCCCTGGCCAATTATGTAAGGAACGATGTTCTAGGACAGGGCAACAGGTCACTGCCACTTTTGGGAATGGTGGTGGAGGGAGACTGTCATTTTGGTCTTGGAAGTGGTACTTGAGTCTCAGGACGTTCATCTTTTACTTTGTCTCCATCTTTACCTAACTTCTAGCTCCGTTATCTCACCTTGACCCTGTCATCCTTGCCTGACCAAAATAATGTGAAAAGCCGCTGAAAACCCCTTCTGCCATATTTTCTTCTTagtcaataataaatataatgttataTTTCTTCCATGGTTGGGGAGATAGTTTTGTAATcgttattaatttttaatggacATTAAGGCCTGTTATTGTAGCTCTTTGCTTGTGAATAATTTGTCTGGGGAAAGGAGTAGGAGGGACGGATTTGAAACTTGTTCAGAGAGGAGCAACAGGCCAAATGAAGAACTTGGTTCTTGGCTGGCTAAAATTCCAGGCATTCCAATTAGTCCATCCATTCTTGTCTCCTGTGTTCCTTGGGAACACAGTAGTGTTTCCTGTAGTGTGAAGGTGGATCCATTCTGGGGTCCTGGAGTAACGGGCCATGGATGAAACCCTCCCCAGATATTCTTAGGTCTGCCCAGATAAAATGTGGAAAAGCTTAGTGGTAAGGGCTGCATTTCTCTTACATAATTGACCACAGAAAAGCACTTACTGTTTCCCTGTAACACATTTATATCAATTCTTAACCTCCAGAGCGTGTGGTTTATTAAGCCAAAGACATATTTTCTCCTGCTATGCAGttccccacccacctccttgCCCACACTCTGTTCATCAGCTCCTCAGCCATGTGAGGCCAGAGCCTCGCTTTAGGAAACACAGTCCTGACCTCTCTTTACTTTCCCAGGTGATTGTGGAAAAGGTCTCAGGCTCTCAGATTGTTGACATTGACAAACGGAAGTACTTGGTTCCATCTGATATCACTGTGGCTCAGTTCATGTGGATCATCAGGAAAAGGATCCAGCTTCCTTCTGAAAAGGCGATCTTCCTGTTTGTGGATAAGACAGTCCCACAGTCCAGGTGAGAGGTGTTTACTAGATGGGCCCTCTGGTATTAGACATCTGGTTGGCTGCTTACGGAACTCCAAAACTTTGGAAGTCTGAAAACTCTTAGGGGTCCTGACTAGAAATCTGGATTTTATGCTCCCTGACATCAGGGGCTCCAGGAAAATAATGGCTGCAATACATAAGAGTGCATTTTGGATTCAGAAAATAGAACAAGGcctggacttttaaaaaaatgatgaaactCAGCCTAAGATCTCCAAGAATCTTTTAAAACGGTTGAGAACTTATTTAGTCTTAAGCTATAGGTAGAACTGAGGCCTGAAATGAGGTTTTCTTCCCTGAAGGCAGTCCTGGCATGCTCCTCCACTGGGAGCCTGTGGGCCCTGCTGAGGCTCACTCAGTTAATCATCCAGTTTGCTTGCTCCCAAACTTGGTCAACTCTTTGACATTGTAAGAGTCTATAGCTGCCTGATCCTCAAGTCTGACAAAATGACTGCGGCACAGTAAAGGGCTCTGAAGTCTCTTTACAGACTTATACCTCCCTTGGTAGCACTTGCTTTGACTGTCAGACTATTGTGCTGCCTGGAAGCAATCTTTGGGACTGTAACTTGTGGCCTGAATGTAGGCAGAGGCATTAGAATTCCCGTTTTCTGTGTGTTTGACAGCCCAGCTTTAGTCCCCTGTGGAAAAAGGAAAGTGGATGGGCTCCGTCTAACCTCCTGGTCAGTCCTTTCCCGTTACTGAGTGGGTAGTTGTAGGCCCTGATCCAGATTCCAGCCCCCACCTCTCCCCTGAGTGTGAGTTTCTGGCCACATCTTATCTTTGTGACCCAATCTAGGTTTCATTTACCACTCCCAGAAGTAATACTTCTAAAAGTGAAGGCTCTCAGAAGCCCTGGGAACTAGCCCAATGTTGTCCAAATAGGTTCCTGTTGAAAATCCTTGAAGACTCCAGAAGAGGCCTGTGCCAAATTCCAGACCTTATTTCTGTTAAAGGTGGAAAGCTCTGGCCATTTTTTGGTCTGATTTCCTCTTTCCCAGTGTCCTCCACCTCTACTTCCTGGTGTCTGATAGAAAGGCAGGGGAGAAATGGAAGCTCCTTCCCTAAGGCCAGTATTCAACCTGAGGAGACACCCCAGGGCCTGCCCACTGGACGCCATTGGTCTGCCACAGCTGTAGCTCTGGAAGCTGTGGTGTTGCTTGAGGAGATCTTGTCACCCATGGGGCTCTTCTAACCTTCCTTCCCAGGCCTCTGGGCTGTGTCTTCACCAGGGGAGGAAGCCTTGGGCATCCGTGGTTACCCTGGGCTTTCCTTAACGTGTTTGGGGAGGTAATCTTCTTTCATAACATCTGCAACTTCTACAGAGCCTTGGTGACTCTGTGTTTTGTACTTCCTGGAGGTGTTGGCTTAGTGGGAGAAAATAAGTGACTAGGACCTATGGCATTGAGTTTATTTTCCTCAATTCTGATTCTCTGGTTCTTCTCAAAGGAAATGAAGCAGGCTTCTGGAGACCTTAAGATTACTCAGATGGCTCCACAGTAATCTAGCAATTAAAATGGCTACAGGTCTTATCAACTTCCCCTCCCCCGTTATCCCTGAGATAGAAATAgaattggaaatgaaaaatgatttttcagGGCAGCAGAGACTGTTTCAAGCCATTTTCTCTCCAAGTCCCATTTGCCTTTCCAGTGTGGTGAGAATCAACCCTAAAGCAGATTACACTGGTAACTCAAGTCAGGATTTTAGGGCCGAGTAGCCAGAAATCCAGCTCCTGACCCTTCAGGATTTAGAGTCACCAGCTAGggcccttttgcccaggctgtcaGCTCTTTGGCCCCAGTTAATGACTTATCACCCTACACTTAATGCAACTGTTTATTTTGGGGTTTTATTctcagaagtaattttttttttgagacagagtctcactctgttgcccagattgcagtgcagtggtgcaatctgagctcactacaatctctgcctcctaggttcaagtgatcctctcacctcagcctccctaataacTGGGacaggaccacaggtgcatgtcaccacaccgggctaaaaatataaatttgtttctAAACATAAGAGGCGTGTGACATCATTGGGCTTTATGCAATATATAAATCACCCATAAACATAAAAAGTGCTACAGGGTCCTTCCTAAAGCTGGCTGTGATTCAGCTTCACCATCTCTTCCCCAAGACAATTTAGCAGCCTCTTCCTCAGGTCTTTTCAGCTTCCTTAGGGGAGCATGGAGCCTCCCTTAACCTTCATGCAGTGCTTGCTGGCTTCAAAGAGTGGCTGGGGAAATTAGAGAAGGGACGAATTCAGGCCTGCAGGAGCCCTCCCTCTCCGGTGACTGACTGGTCTGCATGAAGATCAATTATGTCTGAGGCTGAAGGGGAGTGAGTTCTCAGTTATTTCTGCCTTGGAGTGGAAAACAGGCGGTCACCATGTAAAGTGTCATGATTTTTATTTAGAGTAGTTAGTATTAAATATTGATTCTATAAATAGAGACAGAGGCAAGTCCCTAAGTTTTACTTCCTAAATTCTAAGttcttgtttcatttaaaaaagagggaatcaCAATGGCCTTTTCCCATTTAGCATTGGAAAGTTGAATTCTCTGCCTAGGTGCCAGCATCAAGAATCAGGCCAAAAACGGAATGGGGAACCATGCCTTTGTTCAGACAGAACTTCAGAAAAAACATCAGTGTACAAGTTTCCTAGTCATGACGTTAGAGGGGAACTCAGACCTGGCAGTGAATGGTCTTTGGTCTTTGTTTGTTTAGAACATAGATAAGAGTCTTGTTAATCCCctgtttaaaatagaaacaggagtatatcattaaatataatatctctaagatattattttttattgttgttgagacaaggtcttgctctgtcaccctggctggagtgcagtggcacagtcatagctcactgcagccttgaactcctgggcttgagaagtcctcctacctcaccaggttggtctcaaactcctggctacaggtgatcctcctgctttggcctcccagagtgctgggattatgggtgttacccaccatgcctggccagatattATAACTGACATTGGGAAACCTGTGCTGTTTAAGAATATGGTGTTTATTTGCTTCTGGATCT containing:
- the GABARAPL2 gene encoding gamma-aminobutyric acid receptor-associated protein-like 2; this encodes MKWMFKEDHSLEHRCVESAKIRAKYPDRVPVIVEKVSGSQIVDIDKRKYLVPSDITVAQFMWIIRKRIQLPSEKAIFLFVDKTVPQSSLTMGQLYEKEKDEDGFLYVAYSGENTFGF